One part of the Paracoccus sp. MBLB3053 genome encodes these proteins:
- a CDS encoding arsenate-mycothiol transferase ArsC, with product MVVEQIPHSVLFCCDHNAIRSPMAEGMMKSYYGRRAYVQSAGVKNDMEVDGFAIAVCQEIGIEISQHRARSFDEMKAWGDDLGSFDLVVALSPASQRQALELTRVSHLEVEYWPIMDPTGLAEGREARLALYRQIRDQIRDRMIARFGPPLEPQK from the coding sequence ATGGTGGTCGAGCAGATCCCACATTCGGTACTTTTCTGCTGCGACCACAACGCGATCCGGTCCCCCATGGCAGAGGGCATGATGAAAAGCTACTACGGCCGCAGGGCCTATGTGCAGTCCGCGGGCGTCAAGAACGACATGGAAGTGGACGGTTTCGCGATCGCCGTATGCCAGGAAATCGGCATCGAGATTTCCCAGCATCGCGCACGTTCATTCGACGAGATGAAGGCCTGGGGCGACGATCTGGGCAGCTTTGATCTGGTGGTGGCGCTGTCCCCTGCGAGCCAGCGCCAGGCGCTGGAGCTGACGCGGGTGTCCCATCTTGAGGTGGAATACTGGCCGATCATGGACCCGACCGGACTGGCGGAAGGGCGCGAGGCAAGGCTCGCGCTTTATCGTCAGATCCGCGACCAGATCCGGGATCGGATGATCGCGCGTTTCGGCCCCCCGCTTGAACCGCAAAAGTAG
- a CDS encoding RidA family protein, with translation MSEIKRLETGARMSQAVIHNGIIYLAGQVGNPGESVTDQTKVVLAQVDRLLAECGSDKTRILSAQIWMADMADFAEMNAVWDAWVPAGHAPARATGESALATPDYKVEIIVVAAQN, from the coding sequence ATGTCCGAGATCAAACGCCTCGAGACCGGCGCCCGCATGAGCCAAGCCGTCATCCACAACGGCATCATCTACCTGGCAGGTCAGGTCGGCAATCCGGGTGAAAGCGTCACCGACCAGACGAAAGTGGTCCTCGCCCAGGTCGACCGCCTGCTCGCCGAATGTGGCTCGGACAAGACCCGCATTCTGTCGGCCCAGATCTGGATGGCCGACATGGCCGATTTCGCGGAAATGAACGCCGTCTGGGACGCATGGGTGCCGGCGGGTCACGCGCCCGCCCGTGCGACCGGAGAATCGGCGCTGGCCACCCCCGACTATAAGGTCGAGATCATCGTGGTCGCCGCCCAGAACTGA
- a CDS encoding RSP_2647 family RNA methyltransferase has protein sequence MTADLPIIRLRPKSKPQAIRHGFPWVFADELVTDRRTRTIAAGSFAILEDAERRPLGLVTVNPNSKIIARMMDPDPEVRITRDWIAVRLSRALEMRERLFDKPFYRLIHAEADGLPGTIIDRFGDAAVIQPNAAWADTMVDDLAAALRDVTGVSTVILNGQGRARSLEGLPERTEILSGAVNGPVEVSMNGAIYLADLMQGQKTGLFYDQRPNHAFGQRLAKGARVLDVFSHVGGFGLAALAAGAESATCVDGSAAALELARGGARAMGAEARLTTRQGDAFQQMEALAEEGAQFDVVICDPPAFAPSKQALEAGLRAYERVAKLAAPLVAPGGYLGLCSCSHAADLSNFRNASSRGIGRGGRRMQLLHTGQAGPDHPTLPQLAETGYLKALFFRLDG, from the coding sequence ATGACCGCTGATCTGCCCATCATCCGGCTGCGTCCCAAGTCCAAGCCCCAGGCGATCCGTCACGGTTTCCCCTGGGTCTTTGCTGACGAACTGGTGACCGACCGCCGAACCCGTACGATTGCCGCCGGTAGCTTTGCCATCCTCGAGGATGCCGAACGCCGCCCCTTGGGGCTCGTCACGGTGAACCCGAATTCCAAGATCATCGCCCGGATGATGGACCCTGACCCCGAAGTGCGTATCACGCGCGACTGGATCGCGGTGCGGCTGTCACGCGCGCTTGAGATGCGTGAACGGCTTTTCGACAAGCCCTTCTATCGGCTGATCCATGCCGAGGCCGACGGGCTGCCCGGCACGATCATCGACCGATTCGGCGACGCGGCCGTGATCCAGCCGAATGCCGCCTGGGCCGATACGATGGTTGATGATCTTGCCGCTGCCCTGCGCGACGTGACCGGTGTTTCGACCGTCATCCTGAACGGGCAGGGCCGCGCCCGCTCGCTCGAGGGTTTGCCGGAGCGAACCGAGATCCTGTCTGGTGCTGTCAACGGTCCGGTTGAGGTGTCGATGAATGGCGCGATCTATCTGGCCGACCTGATGCAGGGGCAAAAGACCGGTCTGTTTTACGACCAGCGTCCGAACCATGCTTTCGGACAGCGGCTCGCCAAGGGCGCGCGCGTGCTCGATGTCTTTTCCCATGTCGGCGGCTTCGGGCTTGCAGCCCTGGCAGCTGGAGCGGAAAGCGCGACCTGCGTCGACGGGTCCGCGGCGGCGCTGGAGCTTGCGCGTGGCGGGGCCAGGGCGATGGGTGCCGAGGCCCGTCTGACCACACGTCAGGGCGATGCCTTTCAGCAGATGGAGGCGCTGGCCGAGGAAGGCGCCCAATTTGACGTGGTCATCTGCGACCCGCCAGCCTTCGCGCCGTCGAAACAGGCCCTGGAAGCCGGCCTGCGCGCCTATGAGCGTGTGGCGAAACTTGCCGCGCCGCTGGTCGCGCCGGGCGGGTATCTGGGGCTCTGTTCCTGCAGTCACGCAGCCGACCTGAGCAATTTCCGCAATGCCAGTTCGCGCGGAATCGGGCGCGGCGGCCGGCGGATGCAGCTTCTTCACACGGGGCAGGCGGGCCCGGACCATCCGACATTGCCGCAACTGGCAGAGACGGGCTATCTCAAAGCGCTCTTCTTCCGGCTCGACGGATGA
- the murA gene encoding UDP-N-acetylglucosamine 1-carboxyvinyltransferase: MDQIIVRGNGPLKGEIPIAGAKNACLTLMPATLLTDQPLTLTNAPRLSDIRTMTELLQSLGAEVASLQEGQVLALSSHDLNNHTADYDIVRKMRASILVLGPMLARDGHAIVSLPGGCAIGARPVDLHLRALEAMGADLDLREGYVHAKAPAGGLKGAVIDFPIVSVGATENALMAATLARGTTVIKNAAREPEIVDLAQCLRRMGAHIEGEGTSTITVEGVKTLGGATHPVVTDRIELGTYMLAPAICGGEVECLGGRIDLVAAFCEKLDEAGIDVTETDRGLKVARKNGRVRAVDVVTEPFPGFPTDLQAQMMALLCTAEGTSVLEEKIFENRFMHAPELIRMGARIEVQGGHATVHGISKLRGAPVMATDLRASVSLILAGLAAEGETVVSRVYHLDRGYEKVVRKLRGVGADIERIKGASSDE; encoded by the coding sequence ATGGATCAGATCATCGTTAGGGGGAATGGGCCGCTCAAGGGCGAGATCCCGATCGCCGGCGCCAAGAATGCTTGCCTGACGCTCATGCCCGCGACGCTGCTGACCGATCAGCCGCTGACGCTGACCAATGCCCCGCGGCTTTCCGATATCCGGACCATGACGGAGCTGCTCCAGTCGCTGGGCGCCGAGGTTGCGAGCTTGCAGGAAGGCCAGGTCCTGGCGCTTTCGAGCCATGACCTGAACAATCATACCGCCGACTACGATATTGTGCGCAAGATGCGGGCCTCGATTCTCGTGCTGGGTCCGATGCTCGCACGCGACGGCCATGCCATCGTGTCGCTTCCGGGCGGCTGCGCCATCGGGGCGCGGCCGGTCGACCTGCATCTGCGTGCGTTGGAGGCGATGGGTGCCGACCTGGACCTGCGTGAGGGCTATGTCCATGCCAAGGCGCCCGCTGGAGGTCTCAAGGGAGCCGTCATCGATTTTCCGATCGTGTCGGTGGGCGCGACGGAAAACGCGCTGATGGCGGCGACGCTCGCCCGTGGCACGACGGTCATCAAGAACGCGGCGCGAGAGCCCGAGATCGTCGATCTGGCACAATGCCTGCGGCGAATGGGTGCCCATATCGAGGGCGAGGGGACCTCGACCATCACGGTGGAAGGCGTCAAAACCCTGGGCGGTGCGACCCATCCGGTGGTGACTGACCGGATCGAACTGGGCACCTATATGCTGGCACCGGCGATCTGCGGCGGCGAGGTGGAGTGCCTTGGCGGTCGGATCGACCTTGTTGCGGCCTTCTGCGAAAAGCTCGACGAGGCCGGAATCGACGTCACCGAAACCGATCGCGGACTGAAAGTGGCGCGCAAGAACGGCCGCGTGCGTGCAGTCGATGTCGTGACCGAGCCTTTCCCGGGTTTTCCGACCGATCTTCAGGCGCAGATGATGGCGCTGCTCTGCACTGCCGAAGGGACTTCGGTTCTGGAGGAAAAGATCTTCGAGAACCGCTTCATGCACGCCCCCGAGCTGATCCGCATGGGGGCCCGGATCGAGGTTCAGGGCGGGCATGCCACGGTCCATGGCATCAGCAAGCTGCGCGGCGCCCCGGTCATGGCGACCGATCTTCGCGCCTCGGTCAGTCTTATCCTTGCAGGCCTTGCCGCCGAGGGTGAAACAGTCGTCAGCCGGGTCTATCATCTGGATCGCGGCTACGAGAAGGTCGTGCGCAAGCTGCGTGGAGTAGGCGCCGATATCGAACGCATCAAGGGAGCTTCCAGCGATGAGTGA
- a CDS encoding LpxI family protein, with protein MSRIALIAGEGRLASAIASALDNPLAYALDHLTPEVEAKPFRLERLVPFLDELTDQGVTQVVFAGAIRRPRIEPDLFDQRTMAIVPKILMGMQSGDDAALRAVLDVFEEAGIHVVSVDEVLPDLVPGEGVLAGEPGSRDQKDAARAAAIVRGLGPLDVGQGAVVAQGLCLAVEALPGTQAMLEFVKLHAGLKPDPNGARGVLFKAPKPGQDRRIDLPTIGPDTVRQAAEAGLGGIVWEAGGVILLEREAAIAAANEAGLFLWSRA; from the coding sequence ATGAGCCGTATTGCCCTGATTGCCGGCGAGGGTCGGCTTGCTTCGGCCATCGCCTCCGCGCTGGACAATCCGCTTGCCTATGCGCTGGACCACCTGACCCCCGAGGTCGAGGCCAAGCCTTTCCGGCTTGAGCGCCTTGTGCCCTTTCTCGACGAGCTGACAGACCAGGGCGTCACGCAGGTCGTCTTTGCCGGCGCCATCCGGCGGCCCCGGATCGAACCTGACCTGTTCGATCAACGCACCATGGCGATCGTTCCGAAGATCCTGATGGGCATGCAATCGGGCGACGATGCGGCGCTGCGGGCCGTGCTCGATGTCTTCGAAGAGGCTGGGATTCACGTCGTCTCGGTCGATGAGGTCCTGCCGGATCTTGTGCCGGGTGAGGGTGTTCTGGCCGGTGAGCCAGGGTCCAGGGATCAGAAGGATGCGGCCCGCGCGGCTGCGATCGTTCGTGGTCTTGGTCCCCTGGATGTGGGGCAGGGGGCGGTCGTCGCGCAGGGGCTTTGCCTTGCGGTCGAGGCACTGCCGGGCACGCAGGCAATGCTGGAATTCGTCAAGCTCCATGCCGGGCTGAAGCCTGACCCCAATGGGGCGCGGGGGGTGCTCTTCAAGGCCCCCAAGCCCGGTCAGGACCGCCGGATCGATCTGCCGACGATCGGCCCCGATACCGTCCGTCAGGCCGCCGAAGCCGGGCTGGGTGGCATCGTCTGGGAAGCCGGCGGCGTCATACTTCTGGAACGCGAGGCGGCGATCGCGGCCGCGAACGAAGCGGGGCTGTTCCTCTGGTCCCGCGCATGA
- a CDS encoding DUF2948 family protein, which translates to MSDARFTDVDPAPLSLAAADAEDLTVISALVQDSILPVTEISYDMRHRQLALLLNRFRWEDADHARREERPYERVRAVLLISDVQRVLSDGIDRNDIDLILELLAMKWEAGEDGTGRLLLEFAGDGTLAVEAECLNVELRDVTRPYIAPSRRLPEHSDD; encoded by the coding sequence ATGAGTGACGCACGTTTCACCGATGTCGATCCTGCACCACTTTCCCTTGCGGCGGCAGATGCCGAAGACCTGACGGTGATCTCGGCGCTGGTTCAGGACTCGATCCTGCCGGTCACCGAGATTTCCTATGACATGCGGCATCGCCAACTGGCCCTGTTGCTGAACAGGTTTCGCTGGGAGGATGCCGATCACGCCCGCCGCGAAGAGCGTCCCTATGAACGCGTCCGTGCCGTTTTGCTGATTTCCGATGTCCAGCGTGTCCTGTCGGACGGAATCGATCGCAACGACATCGACCTGATACTCGAGCTTCTGGCAATGAAATGGGAAGCCGGAGAAGATGGGACCGGTCGGCTTCTGCTTGAATTCGCTGGGGACGGTACACTTGCGGTCGAGGCCGAATGCCTCAATGTCGAGCTGCGCGACGTGACGCGCCCCTATATCGCACCGTCCCGCCGGTTACCCGAGCATTCCGACGACTGA
- the lpxB gene encoding lipid-A-disaccharide synthase: MKFFLIAGEPSGDNLGGPLMAGLKELDPEAEFVGVGGAAMAEEGLESLFPMEELSVMGLVEVLPKYRQLKARIAQTAQAVVEARPDALITIDSPDFCLRVAGQARATMPDLRTIHYVAPSVWAWRAGRAKKMAKVIDHVMAILPFEPPYMHAAGMSCDFVGHPIAVAPVASRDEGNEFRKANGIDEKAPLILCLPGSRKGEVARLGPRFDEALMQLRDRVPEIRVVIPTVKGVAGLVRDMTKRWPTAPVVVEVASERRAAFAAADLALAASGTVSLDLAANDVPMVIGYDVAPISRAIISLLLKTDTVTLVNLVSETRTVPEFLGRKCQPGPMSRALYDILEDPKARAEQHSAMSLTMERLGRGGEAPGLRAARSVMAALSSGRRPR; encoded by the coding sequence ATGAAGTTCTTTCTGATCGCGGGCGAACCTTCGGGGGATAATCTGGGCGGGCCGCTGATGGCGGGCCTGAAGGAACTGGACCCCGAGGCCGAATTTGTCGGTGTGGGCGGAGCCGCGATGGCCGAGGAGGGGCTGGAAAGCCTGTTCCCGATGGAAGAGCTTTCGGTCATGGGCCTTGTCGAGGTTCTTCCCAAGTATCGCCAGCTCAAGGCGCGGATCGCGCAGACCGCGCAGGCCGTGGTCGAGGCGCGGCCAGATGCGCTGATCACGATCGACAGTCCCGATTTCTGCCTGCGCGTGGCCGGGCAGGCGCGCGCAACGATGCCCGATTTGCGCACGATCCACTATGTCGCTCCCTCGGTCTGGGCTTGGCGTGCCGGTCGCGCCAAGAAGATGGCCAAGGTGATCGATCATGTCATGGCAATACTTCCTTTCGAACCACCCTACATGCACGCTGCGGGGATGAGCTGCGATTTCGTGGGACATCCGATAGCTGTAGCCCCCGTGGCGAGTCGTGACGAAGGAAACGAGTTCCGCAAGGCCAACGGCATCGACGAGAAAGCACCCTTGATCCTTTGCCTGCCCGGCTCGCGCAAAGGCGAGGTCGCAAGGCTTGGTCCGCGCTTCGACGAGGCACTGATGCAGCTTCGCGACCGTGTCCCGGAAATCCGTGTGGTGATCCCGACGGTGAAGGGGGTTGCGGGGCTCGTGCGGGACATGACGAAGCGCTGGCCAACGGCCCCGGTCGTCGTCGAGGTGGCAAGCGAACGTCGCGCCGCCTTCGCGGCGGCCGATCTCGCGCTGGCCGCTTCGGGCACGGTCAGCCTCGATCTGGCAGCGAATGACGTTCCGATGGTCATTGGCTATGATGTCGCGCCCATCAGCCGTGCGATCATCAGCCTGCTGCTCAAGACCGACACGGTCACGCTTGTCAATCTGGTCAGCGAGACGCGGACCGTGCCCGAATTCCTTGGTCGCAAATGCCAGCCTGGTCCGATGTCTCGGGCGCTTTACGACATCCTTGAGGACCCGAAGGCCCGCGCCGAACAGCATTCCGCGATGAGTCTCACGATGGAGCGCCTGGGGCGCGGCGGCGAGGCACCGGGCCTGCGCGCCGCGCGCTCCGTCATGGCCGCGCTCAGTTCTGGGCGGCGACCACGATGA
- the hisD gene encoding histidinol dehydrogenase translates to MPTHLTTSQSDFEQRFAEVLSMKREDAADVNDAVASIIADVRERGDEALVDLTGRFDRLTLDADGLAFSSEEIAEHVAKVSAEDRAALTMAANRIRAYHARQMPDDVQWTDPEGATLGWRWTPVSAAGLYVPGGQASYPSSVLMNAIPARVAGVERLVICVPTPDGVVNPLVLLAAELAGVDEIYRIGGAQAVAAMAYGTETIRPVDKITGPGNAYVAAAKRQVFGRVGIDMIAGPSEVLIIAEGEQNPEWLALDLLAQAEHDADAQSILITPDAALAEAVVAEVERLLPTLPRAAVAGASWRDYGTVIVTRDLDEAAALSDRVAPEHLELCVDEPEALAEKTRHAGAIFLGGWTPEAVGDYVSGPNHVLPTARSARFSSGLSALDFLKRTTLARLTPEALGAIGPSAVRLAASEGLSAHGLSVASRLRSLNGEKE, encoded by the coding sequence ATGCCGACCCATCTGACGACCTCCCAATCCGATTTCGAGCAGCGCTTCGCCGAGGTCCTGTCGATGAAGCGCGAGGACGCGGCGGATGTGAATGACGCGGTCGCGTCGATCATCGCCGATGTCCGCGAACGCGGGGACGAGGCGCTGGTTGATCTCACGGGGCGCTTCGACCGGCTCACGCTCGATGCGGATGGCCTTGCCTTTTCAAGTGAAGAAATCGCGGAGCACGTCGCCAAGGTCTCGGCCGAAGATCGCGCCGCGCTGACCATGGCGGCGAATCGTATCCGTGCCTATCACGCGCGACAGATGCCAGACGACGTGCAATGGACCGATCCCGAGGGCGCGACGCTGGGCTGGCGCTGGACGCCGGTCTCGGCAGCCGGGCTTTACGTTCCGGGCGGCCAGGCGAGCTATCCGTCTTCGGTTCTCATGAACGCCATTCCGGCGCGTGTGGCCGGGGTCGAGCGACTGGTGATCTGCGTGCCGACGCCGGACGGGGTGGTCAACCCGCTGGTGCTGCTTGCGGCGGAACTGGCCGGGGTCGACGAAATCTATCGAATCGGCGGCGCTCAGGCCGTGGCGGCAATGGCCTATGGCACGGAAACGATCCGACCGGTCGACAAGATCACGGGGCCTGGAAATGCCTATGTCGCCGCAGCCAAGCGGCAGGTCTTCGGACGTGTCGGCATCGACATGATCGCAGGCCCTTCGGAAGTGCTCATCATTGCCGAAGGTGAACAAAATCCCGAATGGCTGGCGCTGGACCTTCTGGCACAGGCCGAACATGATGCCGATGCGCAGTCCATCCTGATCACGCCGGACGCCGCGCTTGCCGAAGCGGTGGTTGCCGAGGTCGAGAGGCTTCTTCCGACCCTGCCTCGTGCGGCGGTCGCAGGGGCGAGCTGGCGCGACTACGGCACCGTCATCGTGACCCGAGATCTGGACGAGGCGGCGGCGCTTTCCGACCGCGTTGCCCCCGAACATCTGGAACTTTGTGTCGACGAACCCGAGGCCCTGGCGGAAAAGACCCGCCATGCCGGGGCGATCTTTTTGGGCGGCTGGACACCCGAGGCCGTGGGCGACTATGTGAGCGGCCCGAACCATGTGCTGCCGACCGCGCGATCTGCGCGCTTCTCTTCCGGCCTTTCTGCGCTGGACTTCCTCAAACGCACGACGTTGGCGCGCCTGACGCCCGAGGCTCTGGGGGCAATCGGTCCATCTGCGGTGCGTCTCGCCGCCTCCGAGGGGCTTTCCGCGCATGGCCTCTCGGTCGCGTCACGGCTTCGTTCGCTGAACGGAGAGAAGGAATGA
- the fabZ gene encoding 3-hydroxyacyl-ACP dehydratase FabZ → MAADETAYIPPTEVDLATIKRILPHRYPFLLVDKVRDIVPNESCVGVKNVTSNEPHFEGHFPQEPVMPGVLIIEAMAQAAAVLVGVSLDLADKGMGTYFMSIDKCRFRNKVVPGDVLELHMKTLRGGGKVWKFEGRALVNGKLAAEAEVMAMLNRGDNG, encoded by the coding sequence ATGGCCGCCGACGAGACCGCTTACATCCCGCCGACCGAGGTCGACCTGGCCACGATCAAGCGAATCCTGCCGCATCGCTACCCGTTCCTGCTGGTCGACAAGGTCCGAGACATCGTCCCGAACGAAAGCTGCGTCGGCGTCAAGAACGTGACCTCGAACGAACCCCATTTCGAGGGGCACTTCCCGCAGGAACCGGTGATGCCAGGCGTCCTGATCATCGAGGCGATGGCTCAGGCGGCCGCAGTTCTGGTCGGCGTCAGCCTTGATCTGGCCGACAAGGGCATGGGCACCTATTTCATGTCCATCGACAAGTGCCGCTTCCGCAACAAGGTGGTGCCGGGCGATGTGCTTGAACTGCACATGAAGACCCTTCGCGGAGGGGGCAAGGTCTGGAAATTCGAAGGCCGAGCCTTGGTCAACGGCAAGCTCGCCGCCGAGGCCGAGGTGATGGCCATGCTGAACCGTGGTGACAATGGCTGA
- a CDS encoding UPF0262 family protein, giving the protein MTGKAGRLCRIDIDDSALPPPSAEMEQDRRVAVFDLLEENCFTLPGREGKDAPPGPYALLLAVRERRLVFDISSEAGERIVEFHLSLGPFRQTVKDYFQICASYFDAVKRLPPAQIEAIDMARRGIHNEGARTLKERLEGKAVIDIDTARRLFTLICALIPE; this is encoded by the coding sequence ATGACCGGTAAAGCAGGGCGCCTCTGTCGGATCGATATCGACGACAGTGCTCTGCCGCCTCCCTCCGCCGAAATGGAACAGGATCGCCGGGTCGCGGTCTTCGACCTGCTCGAGGAAAACTGCTTCACTCTGCCGGGCAGGGAGGGGAAGGATGCCCCCCCCGGTCCCTACGCGCTTCTGCTCGCGGTGCGCGAGCGTCGGCTGGTCTTCGACATCTCCAGCGAGGCCGGCGAAAGGATCGTCGAGTTCCACCTTTCGCTCGGTCCGTTCCGGCAGACGGTCAAGGATTATTTCCAGATCTGCGCGAGCTATTTCGATGCCGTGAAACGCCTGCCGCCCGCCCAGATCGAGGCAATCGACATGGCCCGGCGCGGTATCCACAATGAAGGCGCGCGCACCCTGAAAGAGCGGCTTGAAGGCAAGGCGGTGATCGACATCGACACCGCCCGCAGGCTTTTCACCCTGATCTGCGCCCTGATTCCGGAGTAA
- the lpxA gene encoding acyl-ACP--UDP-N-acetylglucosamine O-acyltransferase: protein MAESLIHPSAVVDPAATIGEGCEIGPFCVVGPEVTLGRGVVLKSHVVVAGHTSIGDETVVFPFASIGEVPQDLKFRGESTRLEIGARNRIREYVTMNPGTEGGGGVTRIGDDGLFMAGSHVAHDCQIGNQVILVNNASVAGHCVLEDDVIVGGLSGVHQFVRIGRGAMIGAVTMVTADVIPYGLVQGPRGHLDGLNLVGLKRRGASRGEILALRDMLGRLGQGSFRDTARQMSEAEAGPMVREVLDFILGPSDRSFLAPHS from the coding sequence ATGGCTGAGTCCCTGATCCATCCCTCGGCCGTGGTGGACCCTGCCGCGACGATAGGTGAAGGCTGCGAGATCGGGCCGTTTTGCGTCGTTGGCCCCGAGGTAACACTTGGCCGGGGCGTCGTGCTCAAGTCCCATGTCGTGGTGGCGGGGCACACCTCGATCGGGGATGAGACGGTCGTCTTTCCCTTTGCCTCCATTGGCGAAGTCCCGCAGGACCTTAAGTTCCGGGGCGAGAGCACACGTCTCGAAATCGGTGCACGCAACCGTATCAGGGAATATGTGACGATGAACCCCGGCACCGAGGGCGGCGGCGGTGTGACCCGTATCGGCGATGACGGGTTGTTCATGGCTGGCAGCCATGTGGCGCATGACTGCCAGATCGGCAATCAGGTGATCCTCGTGAACAATGCTTCGGTCGCGGGTCATTGCGTACTTGAAGACGATGTGATCGTCGGCGGGCTGTCGGGCGTGCATCAGTTCGTCCGGATCGGGCGTGGCGCGATGATCGGGGCGGTGACGATGGTGACCGCCGACGTGATCCCCTATGGGCTGGTCCAGGGGCCGCGTGGGCATCTGGACGGGCTGAACCTTGTCGGCCTGAAACGACGTGGCGCCTCGCGCGGGGAAATCCTTGCGCTGCGCGACATGCTCGGGCGGTTGGGACAGGGAAGTTTCCGCGACACCGCCCGCCAGATGTCCGAGGCCGAGGCCGGCCCTATGGTGCGCGAGGTGCTCGACTTCATTCTAGGTCCGTCGGACCGCAGCTTTCTGGCACCGCATTCATGA
- the edd gene encoding phosphogluconate dehydratase: MTLHATVDRVTDRIRERSARTRSAYEAKIARAAEEGPRRAHLSCGNQAHAYAAMPDKQDLAASRKPNIGIITAYNDMLSAHQPYERYPDLIRRAAHASGATAQVAGGVPAMCDGVTQGRAGMELSLFSRDVIALASGVALSHDTFDAALYLGVCDKIVPGLVMAAATFGHIPAVFVPAGPMPSGLPNDEKSKVRQQFAAGEVDRDALMAAEMASYHSPGTCTFYGTANSNQMLMEFMGLHLPGSSFVNPNTPLREALTSVAVQRAAAITRLGNDYLPAGEVLDERAFVNGMVGLMATGGSTNLIIHLPAMARAAGIVLDIEDFHDLSECVPLMARVYPNGLADVNHFHAAGGLGFMIGQLVKAGLLHADVKTIAGGGLDLYAQEPQLRDGQVHWVEGARSSLNDKILRPVADAFAPTGGLKQLEGNLGRGVIKVSAVAPERHLIEAPARVFSDQEEVKAAFKRGEFTEDTIVVVRFQGPRANGMPELHSLTPTLAVLQDRGLRVALVTDGRMSGASGKVPAAIHISPEAADGGPLARVQDGDILRLDAGSGTLECLAPDFLKRPAASHDFTPSSEGMGRELFSAFRAHVGPATEGAAVVV; the protein is encoded by the coding sequence ATGACCCTGCACGCTACCGTCGACCGAGTGACAGACCGCATCCGCGAACGCTCGGCGCGAACCCGATCCGCCTATGAGGCCAAGATCGCCCGCGCCGCCGAGGAAGGCCCGCGTCGCGCGCATCTGTCTTGTGGCAATCAGGCCCACGCCTATGCGGCCATGCCTGACAAGCAAGACCTAGCGGCATCGCGCAAGCCGAATATCGGAATCATCACTGCATACAACGACATGCTTTCGGCGCATCAACCCTATGAGCGCTATCCCGACCTCATTCGTCGCGCCGCCCATGCGTCGGGTGCGACCGCCCAGGTGGCGGGCGGCGTACCCGCCATGTGCGATGGCGTCACGCAGGGTCGCGCGGGCATGGAGCTTTCGCTTTTCTCGCGCGACGTGATTGCGCTCGCCTCGGGCGTCGCGCTTTCGCATGACACGTTCGATGCAGCGCTGTACCTTGGGGTCTGCGACAAGATCGTCCCGGGTCTCGTGATGGCCGCCGCGACCTTCGGTCACATCCCGGCAGTCTTCGTGCCGGCGGGGCCAATGCCCTCGGGCCTGCCCAATGACGAGAAATCGAAGGTTCGCCAGCAATTTGCCGCCGGCGAGGTTGACCGCGATGCCCTGATGGCCGCCGAGATGGCCAGCTACCACAGCCCCGGCACCTGCACATTCTACGGCACGGCGAATTCGAACCAGATGCTCATGGAATTCATGGGCCTTCACCTGCCGGGGTCAAGCTTCGTGAACCCCAACACGCCGCTGCGCGAGGCGCTGACCTCCGTCGCGGTTCAACGCGCCGCCGCGATCACCCGGCTGGGCAACGACTACTTGCCAGCGGGCGAAGTTCTGGACGAACGCGCCTTTGTCAACGGCATGGTCGGGCTCATGGCCACCGGCGGATCGACCAACCTCATCATCCACCTGCCCGCCATGGCGCGGGCCGCCGGGATCGTGCTCGACATCGAGGATTTCCACGATCTTTCCGAATGCGTTCCCCTGATGGCGCGGGTCTATCCGAACGGGCTGGCGGACGTGAACCATTTCCACGCCGCGGGCGGTCTGGGGTTCATGATCGGCCAGCTCGTCAAGGCCGGTCTGCTGCATGCCGACGTGAAAACCATCGCGGGCGGCGGGCTCGACCTTTACGCGCAAGAGCCGCAGCTTCGCGATGGTCAGGTGCATTGGGTCGAAGGAGCGCGCTCATCGCTCAATGACAAGATCCTGCGGCCGGTGGCGGATGCCTTCGCCCCGACCGGCGGATTGAAACAGCTGGAAGGCAATCTGGGTCGCGGGGTCATCAAGGTGTCGGCCGTGGCGCCCGAGCGTCACCTGATCGAAGCCCCTGCCCGGGTCTTTTCCGATCAGGAAGAGGTCAAGGCCGCCTTCAAGCGGGGCGAGTTCACCGAGGATACGATCGTTGTCGTCCGCTTCCAGGGGCCTCGCGCGAATGGCATGCCCGAACTGCACTCTCTCACGCCGACCCTTGCGGTGCTTCAGGATCGCGGGCTGCGCGTAGCGCTGGTCACCGATGGCCGCATGTCGGGCGCCTCGGGCAAGGTTCCGGCTGCGATCCATATTTCGCCCGAAGCAGCGGACGGGGGCCCGTTGGCGCGGGTGCAGGATGGCGACATCCTTCGTCTGGACGCAGGCAGCGGCACGCTCGAATGCCTTGCACCCGACTTCCTGAAACGCCCGGCCGCCAGCCACGACTTCACCCCTTCGTCCGAGGGTATGGGACGCGAGCTGTTTAGCGCTTTCCGCGCCCATGTCGGGCCGGCGACCGAAGGCGCGGCGGTGGTCGTCTGA